One region of Thunnus albacares chromosome 20, fThuAlb1.1, whole genome shotgun sequence genomic DNA includes:
- the adgra1a gene encoding adhesion G protein-coupled receptor A1 translates to MDLKRVLSFPPYPGDYLHPVVYACTAVMLLCLLVSIMTYIVHHSVIRINRNGWHTLLNFLFHTGLTFGVFAGGINQINLPFVCQIVGIVLHYASLSTMLWLTITARNLCKDVSKDPLRAHDRNKPAQTRTKPTILRFYLVSDGIPLIIVGVTAAFGMDNYGSRDDALYCWMAWEPSLGGFYAPVSLLVLVMSVYFLCTYIQLKRHPERKYELRVLSEEQQQLSSSESNHQCHTDTGAASGLAADCPSFATGVSVLANEHSFKSQLRATAFTLFLFLATWALGALAVSLGHFLDMIFSCLYGAFCVTLGLFLLIQHCAKRDDVWHRWWACCPSKSKTEDGNGNGQSQRQELHQPHCHLNSPCSGKQPLLSPHLVQSSYHKIAPPQSLTPNHTGPCCVAVMSPVAATPVSPLTEPVPSPRPQSLPDELPRPALPLQSCLTDRTKSRSFNRPRPCLQDYRSHITSTSMDGSVHSSHLDSPHTVHHLEGSPLVSNSPHPDLQLPCPSPHLDKQLASCHGLQRQTSCHSVQDSMTSCHSHAHNMHDSITSCHSLLLPSHGIHTCQWHMYSSADHSSTTSCSEKPDPFTLQYQQDPDTYSYMSKTTDKEKDSLCVEMEQKGFPRNTLPRHGAISRRGTIGRNRSLQEDGLFGSDATGNIRTGPWKNETTV, encoded by the exons TGTGATCCGCATCAACAGGAATGGCTGGCACACACTCCTCAACTTCCTTTTTCACACTGGGCTGACATTTGGAGTTTTTGCCGGGGGCATCAATCAGATCAACTTACCTTTTGTGTGTCAAATT GTTGGGATCGTGCTCCACTATGCCTCTTTGTCTACTATGCTGTGGCTGACCATTACTGCTAGAAACCTCTGTAAAGATGTGTCCAAAGACCCGCTTCGAGCCCATGACAGGAATAAGCCAGCCCAGACTCGCACCAAACCAACCATCCTCAG ATTTTATCTTGTAAGTGATGGAATCCCTCTCATAATTGTTGGAGTTACAGCAGCATTTGGTATGGATAACTATGGGAGCAGAGATGACGCTTTGTA ttgctGGATGGCATGGGAACCAAGCCTGGGAGGTTTCTATGCCCCCGTGAGTCTTCTGGTCTTAGTCATGTCTGTGTACTTCTTGTGCACCTACATCCAGCTCAAACGCCACCCAGAGAGGAAGTATGAGCTGCGGGTCCTGAgtgaggagcagcagcagttatcATCCAGTGAGTCAAACCATCAGTGCCACACTGACACTGGGGCAGCTTCTGGGCTTGCAGCAGATTGTCCGTCATTTGCTACAGGTGTATCAGTGCTGGCCAACGAGCACTCATTTAAATCTCAGCTCAGGGCCACAGCGTTCACCCTGTTTCTGTTCCTGGCTACCTGGGCATTAGGAGCGCTGGCAGTATCACTGGGACATTTTCTGGATATGATATTCAGCTGCCTGTACGGGGCGTTTTGTGTCACGTTGGGACTCTTTCTTCTCATCCAGCACTGTGCCAAACGTGATGATGTGTGGCACCGCTGGTGGGCTTGTTGCCCATCCAAATCCAAGACAGAGGATGGAAATGGGAACGGACAGAGCCAGAGGCAGGAGCTCCATCAGCCACACTGCCACCTGAACTCCCCGTGCTCAGGCAAGCAGCCGCTACTTTCTCCTCACCTTGTGCAGAGTTCTTACCACAAAATTGCACCACCTCAGAGCCTCACACCCAATCACACAGGTCCATGCTGTGTGGCTGTCATGAGTCCTGTCGCTGCAACCCCTGTCTCACCTCTCACTGAGCCGGTGCCCTCGCCACGTCCACAGTCGCTTCCTGATGAGCTCCCTCGTCCCGCTCTGCCACTACAGAGCTGCCTTACAGACAGAACTAAGTCACGCTCTTTCAACCGCCCACGCCCATGTCTCCAGGACTACCGCTCTCACATAACATCCACCAGTATGGACGGGAGTGTTCACAGCTCCCACCTGGACAGCCCACACACTGTACACCACCTCGAAGGCTCACCGCTGGTTTCCAACAGCCCACACCCAGACCTCCAGCTGCCCTGCCCCAGCCCTCACTTGGATAAGCAGCTAGCTTCCTGCCACGGTTTGCAACGCCAGACCTCCTGCCACAGTGTACAAGACTCAATGACTTCCTGCCACAGCCACGCACACAACATGCATGAcagcatcacttcctgtcacagtctccttcttccctctcatGGGATCCACACCTGCCAGTGGCACATGTATAGCTCAGCTGATCACTCTTCCACGACAAGCTGCTCTGAAAAACCCGATCCCTTCACCTTGCAATACCAGCAAGACCCAGACACATACAGCTACATGTCAAAGACaacagacaaagagaaggaTAGTCTCTGCGTAGAGATGGAGCAGAAAGGTTTCCCAAGAAATACTCTGCCTCGGCATGGTGCCATCAGTCGGCGAGGCACCATCGGCCGAAACAGGAGCCTGCAGGAAGATGGCCTGTTTGGGTCAGACGCTACAGGAAACATACGGACTGGACCTTGGAAGAATGAAACCACCGTATAG